One window of Aliarcobacter lanthieri genomic DNA carries:
- the ribB gene encoding 3,4-dihydroxy-2-butanone-4-phosphate synthase — MNQQMSNSQKNIDKAIKALQNGDGIIITDDKNRENEADIIFHANTITNQQMALLIRECSGIVCLCLTPKKVEELNLSMMVKSNNSRFQTPFTISIEAKEGITTGVSAKDRVTTIKSALKNDGINHIISPGHIFPLCAKEGGVLERNGHTEASVDMMKLSNLEPNAVLCEITNEDGTMAKGEQITDFAKKYSMPIISIKEIIEYRTKNKII, encoded by the coding sequence ATGAATCAACAAATGTCGAATTCTCAAAAAAATATTGACAAAGCTATAAAAGCACTTCAAAATGGAGATGGTATCATCATAACTGATGATAAAAATCGAGAAAATGAAGCAGATATTATCTTTCATGCAAATACAATCACAAATCAACAAATGGCACTACTTATCAGAGAATGTAGTGGAATTGTATGTTTATGTTTAACTCCTAAAAAAGTTGAAGAATTAAATCTTTCTATGATGGTTAAATCAAATAACTCAAGATTTCAAACACCTTTTACTATTTCAATAGAAGCAAAAGAAGGTATAACAACTGGAGTTAGTGCAAAAGATAGAGTAACAACTATAAAATCAGCACTAAAAAATGATGGAATAAATCATATTATTTCTCCAGGGCATATATTTCCATTATGTGCAAAAGAAGGTGGAGTTTTAGAAAGAAATGGTCATACAGAAGCTAGTGTTGATATGATGAAGTTATCAAATTTAGAACCAAATGCAGTTTTATGTGAAATAACAAATGAAGATGGAACAATGGCAAAAGGTGAACAAATAACAGATTTTGCTAAAAAATATTCAATGCCAATTATAAGTATAAAAGAGATTATTGAATATAGAACAAAAAATAAAATTATATGA
- a CDS encoding ATP-binding cassette domain-containing protein translates to MQHLQINNLTFKYTDRNIFTNLNLNFEPFSWNCIIGNNGSGKTTLLKLISKKITPETGNIVGNDLVYYCQQNLDETPKGFDDFIYTYNSKTFKLKESLHIQDEWFYRWQTLSYGEKKRIQIAIALYQEVDVLLLDEPTNHLDYNSKVIVVEALKYFRGIGILVSHDREILNSLCTNTVIIENQNIYTYKSTYENAIKELHQYKNFLHKENENINKELKKLKKNIQTQKEKVLTSKSRLSKKYVDRNDKDLKNKINLAKLTGKDKNDSKLVSNFSKKYEEKVLERNIIDKEFEKGIQIENDILKKDLFSFYLKEGSFKLSEDKTLYYPSLTINSNDKIAIIGDNGVGKSSFLKYLISKIFLNSSYLYLPQEIENNQVNKLYEDIESFDNNKKGLLFTFVRRLSSNPENILNNIFASPGELRKLFIAKALLENISLIILDEPTNHMDINSIESIEKALKEYKKTLIIVSHDKIFIEKLELKLWNITKRNIQEFTLVI, encoded by the coding sequence ATGCAACATTTACAAATAAACAATCTTACATTCAAATATACAGATAGAAATATATTTACAAATCTAAATCTTAATTTTGAGCCTTTTTCTTGGAATTGTATAATTGGAAATAATGGTTCAGGTAAAACTACTCTTTTAAAGCTTATTTCGAAAAAAATAACCCCAGAAACTGGAAATATAGTTGGAAATGATTTAGTATATTATTGTCAACAAAATCTTGATGAAACTCCTAAAGGCTTTGATGATTTTATATATACTTACAATAGTAAAACTTTTAAGTTAAAAGAGTCACTTCATATTCAAGATGAATGGTTTTATAGATGGCAAACTTTAAGTTATGGTGAGAAAAAAAGAATTCAAATTGCTATTGCTTTATATCAAGAAGTAGATGTATTATTGTTAGATGAACCTACTAATCATTTGGATTATAATTCAAAAGTTATTGTAGTAGAAGCTCTAAAATATTTTAGAGGTATCGGTATTTTAGTTAGCCATGATAGAGAAATTTTAAATTCTTTATGTACAAATACAGTTATAATAGAAAATCAAAATATTTATACTTATAAAAGTACTTATGAAAATGCAATAAAAGAGTTACATCAATATAAAAACTTTTTGCACAAAGAGAATGAAAATATAAACAAAGAACTAAAAAAACTTAAAAAAAATATTCAAACTCAAAAAGAGAAAGTATTAACATCTAAATCTAGATTATCAAAAAAGTATGTAGATAGAAATGATAAAGATTTAAAAAATAAAATTAATCTTGCTAAACTTACAGGTAAAGATAAAAATGATTCAAAATTAGTCTCAAATTTTTCTAAAAAATATGAAGAAAAAGTATTAGAAAGAAATATTATAGATAAAGAGTTTGAAAAAGGGATACAAATAGAAAATGATATTTTAAAAAAAGATTTATTCTCTTTTTATTTAAAGGAAGGAAGTTTTAAATTATCAGAAGATAAAACTTTATATTACCCAAGTTTAACTATAAATTCAAATGATAAAATCGCAATTATTGGAGATAATGGAGTGGGAAAAAGTAGTTTTTTAAAATATCTTATTTCAAAAATATTTTTAAATAGTAGCTATTTATATCTTCCACAAGAAATAGAAAACAATCAAGTTAACAAACTATATGAAGACATAGAATCTTTTGATAATAATAAGAAAGGATTACTTTTTACTTTTGTAAGAAGATTGTCTTCTAATCCAGAAAATATTTTAAATAATATTTTTGCTAGTCCTGGAGAGCTTAGAAAACTTTTTATAGCAAAAGCTTTATTAGAAAATATTAGTTTAATTATCCTTGATGAGCCTACAAATCATATGGATATAAATTCTATTGAATCTATTGAAAAAGCTTTAAAAGAGTATAAAAAAACTTTAATTATTGTAAGTCATGATAAAATATTTATTGAAAAATTAGAACTAAAATTATGGAATATTACTAAAAGAAATATTCAAGAATTTACTTTAGTTATTTAA
- a CDS encoding helix-hairpin-helix domain-containing protein — translation MPFSKEEKEELLKVKFVGETVIKRFEQIGIDSLEKLSNSSVEEITDIVSDILGSSCWKNSPQAKKAVFNAIEFAKNSKK, via the coding sequence ATGCCATTTTCAAAAGAAGAGAAAGAAGAACTTTTAAAAGTAAAATTTGTAGGAGAAACTGTTATAAAAAGATTTGAACAAATAGGAATTGACTCTTTAGAAAAACTTTCAAATAGTAGTGTAGAAGAGATAACAGATATTGTTTCAGATATTTTAGGAAGTTCTTGTTGGAAAAACTCTCCACAAGCTAAAAAAGCTGTTTTTAATGCTATTGAGTTTGCAAAGAATTCTAAAAAATAA
- the mog gene encoding molybdopterin adenylyltransferase: MIAKIGIVTTSDRASAGIYEDLSGKAIIDTLNDYLKSPWEAVYRCISDDRTTIEETLKDLVDEQNCCLVVTTGGTGPAVRDVTPEATESVCDRMMPGFGELMRSVSLQYVPTAILSRQTAGLRGTSLIVNLPGKPKSIKECLDAVFPAIPYCIDLMEGPYLETNEDIIKAFRPKK; encoded by the coding sequence ATGATAGCAAAAATTGGGATAGTAACAACAAGTGATAGAGCAAGTGCTGGAATATATGAAGATTTATCAGGAAAGGCTATAATAGACACTCTAAATGATTATTTAAAATCTCCTTGGGAAGCAGTTTATAGATGTATTAGTGATGATAGAACTACTATTGAAGAAACTTTAAAAGATTTAGTTGATGAGCAAAATTGTTGTTTAGTTGTAACAACTGGTGGAACAGGACCAGCTGTTCGTGATGTAACGCCTGAAGCCACAGAATCTGTTTGTGATAGAATGATGCCAGGTTTTGGGGAACTTATGAGAAGTGTGAGCTTACAATATGTTCCAACTGCAATTTTATCAAGACAAACAGCAGGATTACGAGGAACTTCTTTGATTGTAAATCTTCCAGGGAAGCCAAAATCTATTAAAGAGTGTCTTGATGCAGTTTTTCCAGCAATACCATATTGTATAGATTTGATGGAAGGTCCATATTTAGAAACTAATGAAGATATTATAAAAGCTTTTAGACCAAAAAAATAG
- a CDS encoding SRPBCC domain-containing protein: MFKNEIKTYITIHSTPNKIWQELINFKEYKNWNPSIIDINGELYENKTLKIVVKIDEKTMIFKPKILKYEENKELRWLGKIFLSGIFDGEHYFLIKDNNDGTTTFIQGEKFSGILIPFFGKTILNTKKGFEAMNEELKKRVEKTINNQ; encoded by the coding sequence ATGTTTAAAAATGAGATAAAAACATATATAACAATACATTCAACACCAAATAAAATATGGCAAGAACTTATAAATTTTAAAGAGTATAAAAATTGGAATCCATCTATTATAGATATTAATGGAGAGTTATATGAAAATAAAACTCTAAAAATTGTAGTAAAAATAGATGAAAAAACTATGATTTTTAAACCTAAAATTTTAAAATATGAAGAAAATAAAGAGTTAAGATGGCTTGGTAAAATATTTTTAAGTGGAATATTTGATGGAGAACACTATTTTTTAATAAAAGATAATAATGATGGAACAACTACTTTTATTCAAGGTGAAAAGTTTAGTGGAATCTTAATACCATTTTTTGGGAAAACTATTTTAAATACAAAAAAAGGTTTTGAAGCTATGAATGAAGAGCTTAAAAAAAGAGTCGAAAAGACTATAAATAATCAATAA
- a CDS encoding RNA polymerase sigma factor, producing the protein MVQYYQELVYYVQKMIGDKDKAKDIVQESYIRMLDAKIATPIENQRAFLYKLARNIVFDLSRKEKHSMSIEYEENNFSIPKEEQPEELLLEEYQQELLFQILETIPPKNAQAFIFHVFEGLSRKEISIKMGISVAAVEKHIIRASEKIKEKLESIEGFN; encoded by the coding sequence ATGGTACAGTATTATCAGGAATTAGTATATTATGTCCAAAAAATGATAGGTGATAAAGACAAAGCTAAAGATATAGTACAAGAGTCTTATATTAGAATGTTAGATGCAAAGATAGCTACTCCCATAGAAAATCAAAGAGCTTTTTTATATAAACTTGCAAGAAATATTGTTTTTGATCTTTCAAGAAAAGAGAAACACTCAATGTCAATAGAATATGAAGAAAATAATTTTAGTATTCCAAAAGAAGAACAACCTGAAGAATTATTATTAGAAGAGTATCAACAAGAGTTATTATTTCAGATATTGGAAACTATTCCACCTAAAAATGCTCAAGCATTTATTTTTCATGTTTTTGAAGGATTAAGTAGAAAAGAGATATCAATAAAGATGGGGATAAGTGTAGCTGCAGTTGAAAAGCATATTATTCGAGCTAGTGAAAAGATAAAAGAAAAATTAGAAAGTATTGAAGGGTTTAATTGA
- the bioV gene encoding pimelyl-ACP methyl ester esterase BioV — MMTCKNFFSGFCFINECELFEDYIVKNDFTIQGFSYGAIKAFEYVLNSKERIDKLQLLSPAFFQTKDDKFKRMQLMFFKKDESSYINTFLGNVKSPIYKDIDKYYKKGSFEELEELLNYVWNEENLKKVIEKGIKIEVFLGGKDLIVDSLTAKDFFKNYSTVYYFKDKGHLL, encoded by the coding sequence TTGATGACTTGTAAGAATTTTTTTAGTGGTTTTTGCTTTATTAATGAATGTGAACTTTTTGAAGATTATATAGTTAAAAATGATTTTACAATTCAGGGATTTTCGTATGGTGCTATAAAAGCTTTTGAGTATGTCTTAAATTCTAAAGAAAGAATAGATAAACTTCAACTTTTATCCCCAGCTTTTTTTCAAACAAAAGATGATAAATTTAAAAGAATGCAGCTTATGTTTTTTAAAAAAGATGAAAGTTCATATATAAATACTTTTTTAGGAAATGTTAAATCTCCAATTTATAAAGATATAGATAAATATTATAAAAAAGGAAGTTTTGAAGAGTTAGAAGAACTTTTAAACTATGTTTGGAATGAAGAAAATTTAAAAAAAGTTATAGAAAAAGGTATAAAAATAGAAGTCTTTTTAGGTGGAAAAGATTTAATAGTTGATAGTTTAACTGCAAAAGATTTTTTTAAAAACTATTCAACTGTATATTATTTTAAAGATAAAGGACACTTATTATGA
- a CDS encoding AAA family ATPase, giving the protein MKWSLLKMQQDSNNKNIEKNFKLMIISAIVLVVLFSYTIYKSSSSIQGSSYYIGIGFLFVLLIFSLVLRANQDKLRKYLEKKRGVKTTTNSFDIELQKTTQKVTQKPQEDFESNIKPVTSNITFKDVAGIKEIKEELEEIVDFLNNPNKYNKFGVKLPKGVLLVGAPGVGKTLIARAVAGEAQVPFFYQSGASFVHIYVGMGAKKVRELFTQAKLNAPSIVFIDEIDAVGKARSGKSNDERESTLNELLTQMDGFDGESGVIVIAATNKIEVLDDALLRAGRFDRRLYVGLPNIEDRKQILELYLKDKNSKVDIEKLVNETAGFSSAALSTLVNEALLNMIKNDKKVLDYSDIEVAKNKLEFGKKQIKILDNEQKEILAIYQVSKAFISKSKISLLDESVSKLNSTYPSYSELCENIKRDLSGLVGLEVIKKEKFAINSEDLERAYKLADMVVNKYKMANNIDELILNIKDELKVELSSNVSEILRLKDIMLKNEVITLDDL; this is encoded by the coding sequence ATGAAGTGGAGTTTACTAAAAATGCAACAAGATTCAAATAATAAAAATATAGAAAAAAACTTTAAGTTGATGATTATATCAGCTATTGTTCTTGTAGTTTTATTTTCTTATACTATTTATAAAAGTAGTTCAAGTATACAAGGAAGTTCATATTATATAGGTATAGGTTTTTTATTTGTTTTACTTATCTTTTCTCTTGTCTTAAGAGCAAATCAAGATAAACTAAGAAAATATTTAGAGAAAAAAAGAGGAGTAAAAACTACTACGAACTCTTTTGATATTGAACTTCAAAAAACAACTCAAAAAGTTACACAAAAACCTCAAGAAGATTTTGAAAGTAATATTAAACCAGTAACTTCAAATATAACTTTTAAAGATGTTGCAGGAATAAAAGAGATAAAAGAAGAGCTTGAAGAGATTGTTGATTTCTTAAATAATCCTAACAAATATAACAAATTCGGTGTAAAACTTCCAAAAGGAGTGTTACTTGTAGGAGCACCTGGTGTTGGAAAAACTTTAATAGCACGAGCAGTAGCAGGAGAAGCACAAGTACCATTTTTTTATCAAAGTGGTGCTAGTTTTGTACATATTTATGTGGGAATGGGAGCAAAAAAAGTAAGAGAACTTTTTACTCAAGCAAAATTAAATGCTCCTTCAATAGTATTTATTGATGAAATAGATGCCGTTGGAAAAGCAAGAAGTGGAAAATCAAATGATGAAAGAGAATCAACTTTAAATGAACTTTTAACTCAAATGGATGGATTTGATGGAGAAAGTGGAGTTATAGTAATAGCTGCAACAAATAAAATTGAAGTTTTAGATGATGCACTACTAAGAGCAGGGCGATTTGATAGAAGATTGTATGTAGGACTTCCAAATATTGAAGATAGAAAACAGATTTTAGAGTTATATTTAAAAGATAAAAATAGTAAAGTTGATATAGAAAAGCTTGTAAATGAAACTGCTGGATTTAGTTCTGCTGCTCTTTCTACACTCGTAAATGAAGCACTTTTAAATATGATAAAAAATGATAAAAAAGTCTTAGATTATAGTGATATTGAAGTTGCAAAAAATAAATTAGAGTTTGGAAAAAAACAAATAAAAATATTAGATAATGAGCAAAAAGAGATTTTGGCTATTTATCAAGTAAGTAAAGCATTTATTTCAAAAAGTAAAATATCTCTTTTAGATGAAAGTGTCTCAAAATTGAACTCAACTTATCCATCTTATAGTGAATTATGTGAAAATATAAAACGTGATTTATCTGGTTTGGTAGGTCTTGAAGTAATAAAAAAAGAAAAATTTGCTATAAATAGTGAAGATTTAGAAAGAGCATACAAATTAGCTGATATGGTTGTAAATAAATATAAAATGGCAAATAATATTGATGAACTTATACTAAATATTAAAGATGAACTAAAAGTTGAATTATCTTCAAATGTAAGTGAAATATTAAGATTAAAAGATATTATGCTTAAAAATGAGGTAATAACTCTTGATGACTTGTAA
- the mtaB gene encoding tRNA (N(6)-L-threonylcarbamoyladenosine(37)-C(2))-methylthiotransferase MtaB, with amino-acid sequence MNFSQNKPKVYFKTFGCRTNLFDTQVMISNLRDFEVTQNEKEANIVIINSCTVTNSADSTARSYINGLKNLPTNPRVIFTGCGTRTKGEKLFSENKIDSLFGHSEKENINELLLNNDRFFQLGDLTHLDKTIVEEFVGKSRAFIKIQEGCDFRCSYCIIPYVRGDARSYEEKVILEQIDTLAQNGFSEFILTGTNVGSYGKKQHTSLAKLLKKMSQIKGVKRIRMGSIEPIQIDDEFKELINEPFMAKHLHIALQHTSKDMLKIMNRRNKVLSDLELFEFLKDSGYALGTDFIVGHPGETPEIWKEAMINLKKFPLTHVHAFTYSKRDGTPSATMKPDIKGDIAKDRYIELVETIKQKNYDFRKNNRTKLEVLVEQEKNGKYIGLDQYFNQIEISSDKDLVGDWLYLEDYEVEFTKNATRFK; translated from the coding sequence ATGAATTTTTCACAAAACAAACCAAAAGTATATTTTAAAACTTTTGGCTGTAGAACAAATCTTTTTGATACTCAAGTTATGATTAGTAATTTAAGAGATTTTGAAGTAACACAAAATGAAAAAGAGGCAAATATTGTAATAATAAACTCTTGTACAGTTACAAATAGTGCTGATAGTACAGCAAGAAGTTATATAAATGGTCTAAAAAATCTACCTACAAACCCAAGAGTTATATTTACTGGTTGTGGAACAAGAACAAAAGGAGAAAAGCTTTTTAGTGAAAATAAAATTGACTCTCTTTTTGGACACTCTGAAAAAGAGAATATTAATGAACTACTTTTAAATAATGATAGATTTTTTCAGCTTGGTGATTTAACTCACTTAGATAAAACTATAGTTGAAGAGTTTGTTGGTAAAAGTAGGGCATTTATAAAAATTCAAGAAGGTTGTGATTTTAGATGTTCATACTGTATTATCCCTTATGTAAGAGGTGATGCCAGAAGTTATGAAGAAAAAGTTATATTAGAACAAATAGATACTTTAGCACAAAATGGTTTTAGTGAGTTTATTTTAACTGGTACAAATGTTGGAAGTTATGGTAAAAAACAACATACTTCATTGGCAAAATTACTAAAAAAAATGTCTCAAATTAAAGGTGTAAAAAGAATACGAATGGGAAGTATTGAACCAATACAAATAGATGATGAATTTAAAGAACTTATAAATGAACCTTTTATGGCAAAACATTTGCATATTGCACTTCAACATACTTCAAAAGATATGTTAAAGATAATGAATAGAAGAAATAAAGTTTTAAGTGATTTAGAACTTTTTGAATTTTTAAAAGATAGTGGATATGCACTAGGAACAGATTTTATAGTAGGACACCCTGGTGAAACACCTGAAATATGGAAAGAAGCTATGATAAATCTTAAAAAGTTTCCATTAACACATGTTCATGCATTTACTTATTCAAAAAGAGATGGAACACCAAGTGCTACTATGAAACCTGATATAAAAGGTGATATAGCAAAAGATAGATATATTGAACTTGTAGAAACTATAAAACAAAAAAACTATGATTTTAGAAAAAATAATAGAACTAAACTTGAAGTATTAGTTGAACAAGAAAAAAATGGAAAATATATAGGACTTGATCAATACTTTAATCAAATTGAAATAAGTAGTGATAAAGATTTAGTTGGAGATTGGTTATATTTAGAAGATTATGAAGTGGAGTTTACTAAAAATGCAACAAGATTCAAATAA
- a CDS encoding DUF2798 domain-containing protein, whose translation MSKNLKKQTILLGIPKFPTKSSAIIMPFILSSLMTLIVSFISTIRVVGFQDTLVSLWMSSWVISWMIAFPILLILLPIVRRLTNTLIKSE comes from the coding sequence ATGAGTAAAAATCTCAAAAAACAAACAATCTTATTAGGAATTCCAAAATTTCCTACAAAATCAAGTGCTATTATCATGCCATTTATTTTATCATCATTGATGACACTTATTGTATCATTTATAAGTACAATCAGAGTAGTTGGGTTTCAAGATACATTAGTTAGCTTATGGATGAGTTCATGGGTTATATCTTGGATGATAGCCTTTCCTATTTTATTAATTCTTCTTCCAATTGTAAGAAGATTAACAAATACTTTAATAAAAAGCGAATAG
- a CDS encoding GNAT family N-acetyltransferase: MKKFLEETEIIDFNNKEVFNLAIELAKDCKTDEEIAKNCFLYIRDNIHHSGDFKDEITTYKASDVLKYKTGWCYAKSHLLAALLRANGIPVGFCYQRLSCSEYKKDIYCLHGLNVIYLKEFGWYKVDARGNKKGVNAQFTPPLEQLAFKLEKDEFDLPNIYSKPLDVVIEALKKNKTYDEMIDIFPDISFLIVDYNKKYLKQIVELFTNTIYNINKKDYSKEQLNAWANPKYNLELWEKRFEKSKPFLCILEDEVVGFCEYYDGYIDCFYVHHKYQNCGIGKLLLNHIFKISKEENIDKIKADVSITAKSFFEKFGFMEVKKNLVKIDNIELINFSMKKNN; the protein is encoded by the coding sequence ATGAAAAAATTTTTAGAAGAAACAGAAATAATTGACTTTAATAACAAAGAAGTTTTTAATCTTGCAATTGAGTTGGCAAAAGATTGTAAAACAGATGAAGAAATAGCAAAAAATTGTTTTTTGTATATAAGAGATAATATTCATCATAGTGGTGATTTCAAAGATGAAATAACTACTTACAAAGCTAGCGATGTTTTGAAATACAAAACTGGTTGGTGTTATGCAAAATCTCATCTTTTAGCAGCACTTTTAAGAGCAAATGGTATTCCTGTGGGATTTTGCTATCAAAGATTATCTTGTAGTGAATATAAAAAAGATATTTATTGTTTACATGGATTAAATGTGATTTATTTAAAAGAATTTGGTTGGTATAAAGTTGATGCAAGAGGAAATAAAAAAGGTGTAAATGCGCAGTTTACTCCACCTTTGGAACAACTTGCTTTTAAGCTAGAAAAAGATGAGTTTGATTTACCAAATATTTATTCAAAACCTTTAGATGTTGTAATTGAAGCTTTGAAAAAAAATAAAACTTATGATGAAATGATAGATATTTTTCCTGATATTTCATTTTTAATAGTTGATTATAATAAAAAATATTTAAAACAAATAGTTGAATTATTTACAAATACAATTTATAATATAAATAAAAAAGATTACTCAAAAGAGCAGTTAAATGCTTGGGCAAATCCAAAGTATAATTTAGAACTTTGGGAAAAAAGATTTGAGAAATCAAAACCTTTTTTATGTATTTTAGAAGATGAAGTTGTTGGCTTTTGTGAGTACTATGATGGATATATTGATTGTTTTTATGTTCATCATAAATATCAAAATTGTGGTATTGGGAAACTACTTTTAAATCATATATTTAAAATTTCAAAAGAAGAAAATATAGATAAAATCAAAGCAGATGTTAGTATTACTGCAAAATCATTTTTTGAGAAATTTGGTTTTATGGAAGTTAAAAAAAATTTAGTTAAAATAGATAATATTGAGTTGATAAATTTTAGTATGAAAAAAAACAACTAA
- a CDS encoding mechanosensitive ion channel domain-containing protein, with amino-acid sequence MLKKLFLAFVLINFSFTSIYFLSANEKVDKKLENKNTNNANNKDDATLEIENMVEINILLEKINKIESSFKDNILLKRYSNYLSYSKISAELDQLKDSLKKKNNLAEELEYQLLNKIRVKENELELIGEYKGSPIGSLMNPPEIEKFENITNPFGIINALSNIKKIENNRQQFTALKLQIENTFQTLEEELNSYKELYTLDPKSEYKEKMIFLEKQKRDFDIVLDIVTTTQEVYGKKIEQIILEIKNQITQQIQKMFLIFGIIIFLFVISFLVKLTLKRYFSQTENYYMVNKIINFTLAFLVLMVLLFSYIDNVSYLVTILGFASAGIAIALKDWFMSLFGWMVIVTSGFIQVGDRIRVTKGNVETVGDVLDISLFKITIREDITLITYMHNRRAGRIFFVPNNYIFSELIANYSHSELKTVWDGIDMTLTFDSNHKKAQKIIREILKHYSKGYSDITRKQLSKMRNKYQLRATGVEPRVFTFIEPHGVVISGWYLTNSFAALVLRSTISTEILEAFMKESDIHIAYPTQQININRTSNPYGPAMNRKVAPEELEEMKL; translated from the coding sequence TTGTTAAAAAAACTATTTTTAGCTTTTGTACTAATAAATTTTTCTTTTACAAGTATTTACTTTTTAAGTGCGAATGAAAAAGTAGACAAAAAATTAGAAAATAAAAATACAAATAATGCAAATAATAAAGATGATGCTACTTTAGAAATTGAGAATATGGTTGAAATAAATATTTTATTAGAAAAAATCAATAAAATAGAATCAAGCTTTAAAGATAATATATTATTAAAAAGATACTCTAATTATTTATCTTATAGTAAAATTTCAGCAGAATTAGATCAATTAAAAGATAGTTTAAAGAAGAAAAATAATCTAGCAGAAGAATTAGAATATCAACTTCTAAATAAAATTAGAGTAAAAGAAAATGAATTAGAATTAATAGGTGAGTATAAAGGTTCTCCTATTGGTTCGCTGATGAATCCACCAGAAATAGAGAAGTTTGAAAATATAACAAATCCTTTTGGAATAATCAATGCTTTATCAAATATTAAAAAAATAGAGAATAATAGACAACAATTTACTGCTTTAAAATTACAAATAGAAAATACTTTTCAAACTTTAGAAGAAGAGTTAAATAGTTATAAAGAACTTTATACTCTTGATCCCAAAAGTGAATATAAAGAGAAAATGATATTTTTAGAAAAACAAAAAAGAGATTTTGATATTGTTTTAGATATTGTAACTACAACTCAGGAAGTATATGGTAAAAAGATTGAACAGATAATTTTAGAGATTAAAAACCAAATAACTCAACAAATACAAAAAATGTTTTTAATATTTGGTATTATAATTTTCTTATTTGTTATTTCATTTTTAGTTAAACTTACTTTGAAAAGATACTTTTCACAAACTGAAAACTATTATATGGTAAATAAAATCATAAATTTTACATTGGCATTTTTAGTTTTGATGGTATTACTTTTTTCTTATATCGATAATGTTTCATATCTTGTAACAATCCTTGGATTTGCATCTGCAGGTATTGCTATTGCTTTAAAAGATTGGTTTATGTCACTTTTTGGTTGGATGGTTATTGTAACTTCTGGATTTATTCAAGTTGGAGATAGAATTAGAGTAACAAAAGGAAATGTTGAAACAGTTGGAGATGTTTTAGATATCTCACTATTTAAAATTACTATAAGAGAAGATATTACTTTAATTACATATATGCATAATAGAAGAGCTGGAAGAATATTCTTTGTTCCAAATAACTATATTTTTTCTGAACTTATAGCAAACTATAGTCATAGTGAATTGAAAACTGTTTGGGATGGTATTGATATGACTTTAACTTTTGATTCAAATCATAAAAAAGCACAAAAGATAATTAGAGAAATATTAAAACATTACTCAAAAGGTTATAGTGATATTACAAGAAAACAATTATCTAAAATGAGAAATAAATATCAGTTAAGAGCTACTGGAGTAGAACCAAGAGTATTTACTTTTATAGAACCACATGGCGTTGTGATTTCTGGTTGGTATCTTACAAACTCTTTTGCTGCATTAGTTTTAAGAAGTACAATTAGTACAGAAATTCTTGAAGCATTTATGAAAGAGAGTGATATTCATATTGCTTACCCAACACAACAAATTAATATTAATAGAACATCAAATCCTTATGGTCCAGCAATGAATAGAAAAGTTGCTCCTGAAGAATTAGAAGAGATGAAATTATAG